One window from the genome of Mustela lutreola isolate mMusLut2 chromosome 11, mMusLut2.pri, whole genome shotgun sequence encodes:
- the SLC7A4 gene encoding cationic amino acid transporter 4, whose amino-acid sequence MVRGLPSAASLARFCQKLNRLKPLEESTMETSLRRCLSTLDLTLLGVGGMVGSGLYVLTGTVAKEMAGPAVLLSFAVAAVASLLSALCYAEFGARLPRTGSAYLFTYVSMGELWAFLIGWNVLLEYLIGGAAVARAWSGYLDSMFNHRIHNFTQAHIGTWQVPLLAHYPDFLAAGIILLASTFISCGARVSSWLNHAFSVVSLVLIIFIIILGFILARPHNWSAEEGGFAPFGFSGIMAGTATCFYAFVGFDVIAASSEEARNPKQAVPIAISISLSLVASAYILVSTVLTLMVPWHSLNPDSALADAFYRRGYSWAGYIVAAGSICAMNTVLLSSLFSLPRIVYAMAVDGLFFQVFARVHPRTQVPLAGIIVFGGLMSLLALLLDLEALVQFLSIGTLLAYSFVATSILMLRFQKAPPASSPGPASPGSRVKEYHSFSDHIQLVGTEQASAPEPGQLRPALRPYLGFLDRFSRGAAVAWALGILVASAITLACVLVFGDSALHLPYWGYILLLLLSSVAFLLSLLVLGAHQQQRLQDTFQIPMVPLTPALSILLNVSLMLKLSYLTWLRFSIWLLIGLTVYFGYGIWHSKENQREPPELIATRYVVFPSTSLEEVVQPVQPSSQVPAQEPSPTEQPTSP is encoded by the exons ATGGTCAGGGGGCTGCCCAGCGCTGCCAGCCTGGCGCGCTTCTGCCAGAAACTGAACCGGCTGAAGCCGCTGGAGGAGTCAACCATGGAGACATCCCTGCGGCGCTGTCTGTCCACGCTGGACCTGACCCTGCTGGGCGTGGGTGGCATGGTGGGCTCGGGCCTCTATGTGCTCACAGGCACTGTGGCAAAGGAGATGGCCGGCCCTGCGGTGCTCTTGTCCTTTGCGGTGGCCGCTGTGGCTTCCCTGCTGTCTGCGCTGTGCTATGCGGAGTTTGGGGCCCGGTTGCCCCGCACAGGCTCTGCCTACCTGTTCACCTACGTGTCCATGGGTGAGCTGTGGGCCTTCCTCATCGGCTGGAATGTGCTCCTGGAGTACCTCATTGGTGGTGCAGCCGTGGCCCGTGCCTGGAGTGGCTACTTGGACTCTATGTTCAACCACCGCATCCACAACTTCACCCAGGCCCACATTGGAACCTGGCAGGTGCCCCTGCTAGCCCACTACCCAGACTTCCTGGCTGCTGGCATCATCCTTTTGGCCTCTACTTTCATCTCCTGCGGAGCCCGAGTTTCCTCCTGGCTCAACCATGCCTTCTCTGTGGTCAGCCTGGTCCTCATCATCTTTATCATCATCCTGGGTTTCATCCTGGCCCGCCCGCACAACTGGAGTGCCGAGGAGGGGGGCTTCGCGCCTTTTGGCTTCTCCGGCATCATGGCCGGCACCGCCACCTGCTTCTACGCCTTCGTGGGCTTTGATGTCATTGCCGCCTCCAGCGAGGAGGCCAGGAACCCGAAGCAAGCCGTGCCGATAGCCATCTCCATCTCGCTCAGCCTGGTCGCCAGCGCCTACATCCTCGTCTCCACTGTGCTCACCCTCATGGTGCCATGGCACAGCCTGAACCCTGACTCCGCCCTAGCGGATGCCTTCTACCGGCGGGGCTATAGCTGGGCTGGCTACATCGTGGCAGCTGGCTCCATCTGCG CCATGAACACTGTCCTGCTCAGCAGCCTCTTCTCCCTGCCACGCATCGTCTATGCCATGGCTGTCGACGGGCTCTTCTTCCAGGTGTTTGCCCGAGTGCACCCCCGGACGCAGGTGCCCTTGGCAGGCATCATTGTATTTGGGGGCCTCATGAGTTTACTGGCGCTGCTGCTGGACCTCGAGGCATTGGTCCAGTTCCTGTCCATTGGCACGCTGCTGGCCTACTCTTTCGTGGCCACCAGCATTCTGATGCTACGCTTCCAGAAGGCCCCTCCAGCCAGTTCCCCAGGCCCAGCTAGCCCTGGCTCCAGGGTCAAAGAGTACCACTCTTTCTCAGACCACATACAGCTGGTGGGCACTGAGCaggcctcagcccctgagcccgggcAGCTGCGGCCAGCCCTGAGGCCCTACCTGGGCTTCCTAGACAGGTTCAGCCGTGGAGCTGCTGTGGCTTGGGCACTCGGCATCCTGGTGGCCTCAGCCATCACCCTGGCCTGTGTCCTGGTCTTCGGGGACTCAGCCCTGCACCTCCCATACTGGGGCTACATCCTGCTGCTCCTGCTCAGCTCTGTCGCATTTCTGCTCAGCCTCCTCGTCCTGGGGGCCCACCAGCAACAGCGTCTCCAAGACACCTTCCAG ATCCCCATGGTGCCCTTGACTCCAGCCCTGAGCATCCTCCTCAACGTTAGCCTCATGCTGAAGCTAAGCTACTTGACTTGGCTGCGCTTCTCCATCTGGCTGCTGATCG GACTCACCGTGTATTTTGGCTATGGCATCTGGCACAGCAAAGAGAACCAGCGGGAGCCACCAGAGCTGATTGCCACACGCTACGTGGTGTTCCCCAGCACCAGCCTAGAGGAGGTGGTACAGCCAGTGCAGCCCTCCAGCCAGGTGCCCGCCCAGGAGCCCAGCCCCACGGAGCAGCCCACCAGTCCATGA